Sequence from the Fusobacterium sp. JB019 genome:
CTAAGTTAAATTAGAATTTGTAAGTCCATCCAAGTCCGAACTCACCATAATAGTTATCAGCATCATCAGTTGCTCCATCATGCCCTTCATATTTATTAAAATCATACTCATAGTATGAAGATATTGATAAGTTATCAGTCATAGCATAGCTTCCTGATAATATAGCAATATGTCTGTTGTTTTCTTGCCAAGCAGTTGTTTTTTCATAATCTTTATCTTGAGCAAATTGATATCTATATTCAGCAGCTAAAGATAATTTATCATTTGAATATAAAGGAGTAGAAATTCTTACTTGATGTAACATTCCTGAATCTTGATCTCCTACTTTATCACCTGTTCCATTATATTTTGAATATTCAAAATAGTAACCTAATTTAACATTATTATAAGTTACTGCTACTGGCATACCTTCAGCATAGAAATAGTCATTTCCTTTATCAACAAATTTATATCCTGCTTTTAAGTTTCCTGAGAACATATCATATTTATATGAAGTAGTTGCTAGGAATCTGTCATAATCTTTTTCAGCTCTCCAAATTGCCCCAACTGTATAGTTGTCATAATGTTTAGTTGCTGACATTTCTATTCTATGATTAGTTGAACTAATTCCATCATCAGTATCCATTGACCAACCTTTTCTTGCCATTAATCCAAATGTCCAGTCATCTCCATAAGCTAATCCTAATTTGTTTCCTAACATTACAGCTTCACCTATATCTTCTGATCCAGAAGTATTATCGATTTCTATGTATTGACCTATTGAAGTTACTTTAAGCATTGGTGCTGCTTCAACTTCTGCTACTGGCATAACTTCTTTTGCATATGCTGCAGAAGCTACTGTTAATGCTGCTAATAAAAGTGTTAATTTTTTCATAATAAAATTCCTCCTTGAATAATCTTATTTTTGGTAGCCAACTTTCTCAAGGTTCGCCACTAAATTGTTTATACCTTATTTTTTTTAATTTGTAAAGGATTTTTGAAAAAAATTTTTTTTTGTTTTATTTTAATATATATTTCAGGTAAATTTCCTGTTTTAGAACTGTTTTATTTTTTCGATTTTAGGACTTTTATACTTTTTTGGGAATTTCTTTTAAACTTATTTCAATTTTTTTAAGTCTAATTCTATTTTTTGAAATTTATATTTCATTAAAAAGAATACTTATGATATAATACTTTAATTTAAAATATTTAGGAGGATATTTATGCTTAAACAAAGTACTTATAAAATTATTTTATTTCTTGTAGCTTTTTGTTGGGGTTGTGGCTTTCCTCTTTCAAAAATAGTTCTAAATAGTGGAATCGAACCCTTTGCTCTTTCTGCTATAAGGTTATTTGGAGCTTCCTTTTTAACCTTTATAATAATTAATATTAAGAAAATAAAAATAGATAAAAATGAAATAAAATTAGGTCTACTTTCTGGTTCATTTATGGGCTTTGCATTTGCTTTCCAAACTGCAGCTTTATTGTTTACAACCCCCTCAAATAATGCTTTCTTAACCGGAGCATATGTTATTGGCACTCCTTTAATCACTTGGTTATTTACAAAAAGAAGACCAAAAATTTATACATATATATCAGCTTTATTATGTTTTATTGGTATAGGATTCCTATCTTTAAATGGAAAATTCCAAATGAATATCGGAGATATTTTTACTCTTATATGCGCTGTATTTTTTTCTCTTCAAATGGTTATACTAGGTATTCATATGCCTGGAAAAAATGCTTTTGTTGTTAATGCTTTCCAATTATTTTCTGGCGGATTAATAACTTTAGTACTAAATATATTATTTGAAAATTTTTCTTTACTAAATATTCATTTTGATTTTAAACAAATTTTAGCAGTTTTATTTTTAACTGTTTTTAATATATTCTTAGGATTTTTAGCACAAACTCAAGCTCAAAAATATGTAGAGCCTTCAACTCTTTCATTAATCTTATCCACAGAAATTTTATTTGGAGTTGTACTATCTATTATTTTTTATAATGACCCTTTAACATTAAAAACATTAATTGGAGGCTTTTTAATAATTTCATCTATCATTGTTTCTGAAACTCAGTTAAATTTTTTAAAGTAGAACTTTGACTTATTTTTTTAGTCGGATTATAATACCCATATAAATATTTATATTTATATTTATATAGGAGGTCTCTTATGATTAACCAAATAAACTCACACTTTAAACATTTTGACACAATGTATGCTAACAGATATAAATACCGTCAGAAATGGATTTTAGAGCATTCTCAGGAAGAATTAGAAACTATTATCCATGAGCTTAAGGATCACGGCTTGTGCCAAGAAAAAAAGATCTTTTTAGAACTTAAGCTTGGAAAATATATTTGTGGCTTTTTTCAAAAAATTTCATTTTTAATAAATTTATTAGAAATTCTTATTTCTGTTGCGATCGTTTTTTTAGCTTCTAATATTTTAAAAAATTTAACAAGTCATATTGAATCTAAATTACTTAGTTTTTATTTTGTTTTAATTTTTTTTATTGTAAAGGCTGTTATAGATAGAACTTTTGTTAGAAAAATATTTGATGAATTTAATTGGAAGATATTTAAATTTTCATATCTTCATATGAAAAATTTTATTATAAAAAATGTTTTACATATAAATGAAAAAGGGGAATTTTAAAATTCCCCTTTTCGTTTATAAAATATCATTTATTTTATACTCTTTTAATTTTTCTATCGCGTTCTTTAAAAATTCATCTACATTTTCTATATGTTTTCCCACACTTTCAGAACCTGGTCCTCCTAAAGTAGTTCTCTTTTCTACACAATATTGTATAGATATTTTTTCATATATATTTTTTTCAAATAAATTAGAAAAATTATTAAATTCTTCCATTGTGAAATCATCTAAAGCTTTTTTATTTTCTATCCCATAAGAAACCATTGCTCCTGTTAATTTATAGGCATCTCTAAAACTCATTCCTTTTTCAGTTAAATAATCTGCAATATCTGTCGCATTTATATAACCATGTTTACAAGCTTCATTCATTTTTTCTTTTTTTATAGTCATTGTCTTAACCATTCCATTAAAAACAGTAAAACATCCTTTAACTGAATCAACCACATCAAAAAAGGCTTCTTTATCCTCTTGCATATCTTTATTATAAGCTAAAGGCAATCCTTTCATTGTTGTAAAAAATCCTGTCATATCTCCAATAACTCTTCCACTTTTACCTCTAATTAATTCTGCTGCATCTGGATTTTTCTTCTGAGGCATAATACTACTTCCTGTTGAAAAAGCATCACTTAATTCAATATATCCATAATCATTTGAGCAATAAGTTATTATTTCCTCTGAAAATCTTGATAAATGTACCATCACTATAGATAAATCACTCATTATTTCAAGTAAATAGTCTCTATCACTTACCCCGTCCATACTATTCCAAGTAGGATGAGAAAAACCTAATATTTCACTAGTATAATTTCTGTCTAAAGGATGAGTAGTACCTGCTAAAGCAGCTGATCCTAAAGGAGAGGTATTCATTAAACTAAATGAATTTTCTAATCTTTCATAATCCCTTCTAAACATTTCTACATAAGCTAATACATAATGTGAGAAACTAATTGGTTGAGCTTTTTGAAGATGAGTAAATCCTGGCATATAAGTATGTTTATGTTTTTTAGCAAAATCTACTAATATTTCAATAAGTTCTATTATATAAGATTGTATTTTTTTTATTTCATCCTTTGTAAAAAGTTTCATATCCAAAGCTACTTGATCATTTCTACTTCTTCCTGTGTGAAGTTTTTTTCCTAAATCTCCAATTTTATCAATAAGTATTTTTTCAATATTCATATGAATGTCCTCATATTCTATTGAAAATTTCACTTTCCCTTGATCCATTTCCTCTAAAATTTCTCTTAAAGTTTCTTCAATTTTTTCTGCTTCTTTCATGGTTAATATATTTTGTTTTCCTAGTCCTCTAACATGAGCTATACTACCCATGATATCATATCTATAAAGTCTTTTATCAAAATTTATTGATGAATGAAAATCTAATATTAAATCATCTGCTTTTTCTTTAAATCTACCTGAAAAATATTGCATAACTTCCCCCTAATTTTTTGTTTTAATTTTTATTAAAAGAATTATTATAAATTGTACACCTATTGCCATTAATATTGAAGTCCCCATTGGAAAAAATCCATTTATTCCAAAGAATCCTATAGCTATTATAGCATTTACAAAGGCATAATTCATTTGTGTTTTAACGTGATCTATATGTTCACAACCTGCTCCTGCTGAGGCTAATATAGTTGTATCTGATATTGGAGAAACATGATCTCCAAATAATCCTCCTGATAAAACTGCTCCTATTGTAGTATAAAGAGGAGCCCCTGTTGCTACTGCCATTGGTACAACTATTGGAATAAGAATACTAAATGTCCCCCATGAACTTCCAGTTGCAAAAGAAACTATACAACCTAAAATAAATGTTATAATTGGAATATAACCTGAATTTAAATTTATATCCTTTATAAACCCAACAATATAATCTGCTGAACCTAAATGTTTATTAATTGTACCAAGAGTCCAAGCTAAAATTAATATTATTGCTATCTCTGTCATTTTACACATACCATTTAAATATATTTTAAATATTTCTTTAAATTTTTTAGTTTTATTAATTAACATTAATATCATTAATACCATTGCTGCATATAAATAACCACTGCTTAAAGCTGCTCTAAATTCACTTCCTGAAACTTTTGTTGTTAGAAATTTTATCCCTAACATTCCAAATAGTGTGAACAATAAAACTAAAATAGGTAACCATACAAATATTGGCTTTGCATTTTCAACATAATATTTTGATTTTGCTCCTTCTTCTTTCTCTTCTTTTAAATATTTATCCTCAGATTCATTATCAAATTTTTTCATAAGACCAAAATCAAATCCAAGTAATGTTATCATAGGTATCATTGTTAAAGCTAGTATTGGATAAGCATTAAATGGTATTGCTTTTATAAAACTTTCATAATCAGATAAATCTAATCCTAAATTTTTAAATTCTTTTTGTAATAATCCAATAATAAATACCCCCCATCCAATAAAAGGAACTAAAACTGCTACTGGAGAAGCTGTTGAATCTAGAATGTATGCTAATTTTTCTTTAGAAACTTTTAATTTTCTAAAAAAAGGAGCAAATATAGGACCAACAATAAGTGGTGTTCCTAAATCTGAGAAAAATATCATTATTCCTGTAAAATAAGCTGCCATTTGAACTTTCTTTTTTGAATCTATATAATGACCCACTGCTTGAGCAAAGGCATAAGCCCCCCCTGATGTCATCATAAGTTCAATAAATCCACCTATAAATACCATCAAGATAATCACTCCTGCATTATAACTATCTGTTAATTGAGGAACAAAAAATCCTTTAATTAAAACCTTAGTTGATAACAAAGGATTATAATGATTTAACATTAACGCCCCTAAAAAAACACTTGAAAATAATGAAACTATTACATTTTTTGTTTTTATTGCCATTGCTACCGCTATTATAATTGGTATAATTGACAAAAACCCATAACTCTCCATAAAATTTACCTCCACTTTAATTTTTAATAAAAAAAACGCCTGACATAAGTCAGACGTCTATTTAACATCATTATATATTAGAATACTAATATACTTTGTAGACTATTCAATTTACATGTACATAAAAGAATTTATAATATACATTAAAGATTTGGGAAAATTAAAATAATCTACCTATTAAATATAAGGCTGACATATTATTAAATTTTATTCTAATTCTCCTTGTCCTTATATTCAACATATTAATTCTCCTCTTAGTTTTTTGATAATAATATCATTTTTTTTCTTTTTTGTAAATAATTATTTTTCAATTTTTAATTTAGCTTCTTCAACAGCGTAGTTTAAGAACTCATTAAGTTCCATAGAATTTTGTTCTTTTTCACCAAATTTTCTAATATTTACTGTTTTACCTTCAGCTTCTGATTTTCCTATAATAATTTGCATAGGTACTTTATATTTTCCATTAGCTTCTCTTATTTTATATCCAATAGATTCTGCTCTGTCATCTAGCTCAACTCTTATATCTCTTTTTGCTAACTCAGCCATAACTTCTTTGGCATAAGGTACTACTTCATCATTTAAAGTTAATATTTTTACTTGAGTTGGTGCTAACCACATAGGGAATGCTCCTGCATAATGTTCTATTAATATTCCCATAAATCTTTCCATTGATCCGTAAATAACTCTATGAATCATTACTGGTCTATGTTTTTCCCC
This genomic interval carries:
- the argH gene encoding argininosuccinate lyase, coding for MQYFSGRFKEKADDLILDFHSSINFDKRLYRYDIMGSIAHVRGLGKQNILTMKEAEKIEETLREILEEMDQGKVKFSIEYEDIHMNIEKILIDKIGDLGKKLHTGRSRNDQVALDMKLFTKDEIKKIQSYIIELIEILVDFAKKHKHTYMPGFTHLQKAQPISFSHYVLAYVEMFRRDYERLENSFSLMNTSPLGSAALAGTTHPLDRNYTSEILGFSHPTWNSMDGVSDRDYLLEIMSDLSIVMVHLSRFSEEIITYCSNDYGYIELSDAFSTGSSIMPQKKNPDAAELIRGKSGRVIGDMTGFFTTMKGLPLAYNKDMQEDKEAFFDVVDSVKGCFTVFNGMVKTMTIKKEKMNEACKHGYINATDIADYLTEKGMSFRDAYKLTGAMVSYGIENKKALDDFTMEEFNNFSNLFEKNIYEKISIQYCVEKRTTLGGPGSESVGKHIENVDEFLKNAIEKLKEYKINDIL
- a CDS encoding Na+/H+ antiporter NhaC family protein: MESYGFLSIIPIIIAVAMAIKTKNVIVSLFSSVFLGALMLNHYNPLLSTKVLIKGFFVPQLTDSYNAGVIILMVFIGGFIELMMTSGGAYAFAQAVGHYIDSKKKVQMAAYFTGIMIFFSDLGTPLIVGPIFAPFFRKLKVSKEKLAYILDSTASPVAVLVPFIGWGVFIIGLLQKEFKNLGLDLSDYESFIKAIPFNAYPILALTMIPMITLLGFDFGLMKKFDNESEDKYLKEEKEEGAKSKYYVENAKPIFVWLPILVLLFTLFGMLGIKFLTTKVSGSEFRAALSSGYLYAAMVLMILMLINKTKKFKEIFKIYLNGMCKMTEIAIILILAWTLGTINKHLGSADYIVGFIKDINLNSGYIPIITFILGCIVSFATGSSWGTFSILIPIVVPMAVATGAPLYTTIGAVLSGGLFGDHVSPISDTTILASAGAGCEHIDHVKTQMNYAFVNAIIAIGFFGINGFFPMGTSILMAIGVQFIIILLIKIKTKN
- a CDS encoding DMT family transporter, which codes for MLKQSTYKIILFLVAFCWGCGFPLSKIVLNSGIEPFALSAIRLFGASFLTFIIINIKKIKIDKNEIKLGLLSGSFMGFAFAFQTAALLFTTPSNNAFLTGAYVIGTPLITWLFTKRRPKIYTYISALLCFIGIGFLSLNGKFQMNIGDIFTLICAVFFSLQMVILGIHMPGKNAFVVNAFQLFSGGLITLVLNILFENFSLLNIHFDFKQILAVLFLTVFNIFLGFLAQTQAQKYVEPSTLSLILSTEILFGVVLSIIFYNDPLTLKTLIGGFLIISSIIVSETQLNFLK